In Lineus longissimus chromosome 13, tnLinLong1.2, whole genome shotgun sequence, one genomic interval encodes:
- the LOC135498306 gene encoding beta-1,3-galactosyl-O-glycosyl-glycoprotein beta-1,6-N-acetylglucosaminyltransferase-like produces MEERQRRNSTDQTSQGQGRMTKGQGHVATMDQRVHLPRVKRKTVFVFIVILGTLTFMISGGVFELLPVFRSQRRHSDPASFTKVTSWIGSNINYSKDDREKAVQAKNTYEGAVNSDMASSYTVTPPRIVLDDKFKKGPHVVEISKPPAIDPEHVIAGFQRTFPTVKAVNCKVLETNGSARMNEWIKANSYMASHPKNVESPKHFLKDTLDCVTFKENRGYVTSSVTEEEKNFPIAFSLLLYKDISQAERLLRAIYRPQNYYCIHLDSKSDKAHLDAISAIASCFDNVFMTQRMIPVQWGWFSVVEPELICMEELMKYKKWKYFINLTGQEFPLKTNWELVKILKTYNGANGIGGTVKGRQAKRTLVVHHGIRSTTTKKEPFEMNVTLTKGPVHIAASRGFVEFVLHDDRAVKFRAWIQDTGVPDETFFSSLNHNPKWDVPGSYKGEPEMDPVTYPYLTRFKNWKKGMFHWPCAGKRVRAICIFGVGDLNLLTSRPELFANKFDYNFEPLGYDCLEEWHFRKIILEYTAKKPFDASFYANLSFIKNKV; encoded by the exons ATGGAAGAGAGGCAAAGGCGAAATTCAACTG ACCAAAcaagtcaaggtcaaggtcgaatgACTAAAGGTCAAGGACACGTAGCCACCATGGACCAACGAGTTCACTTACCAAGGGTCAAGAGGAAGACCGTATTCGTATTCATCGTTATCTTAGGTACTTTAACCTTTATGATTAGTGGAGGAGTATTCGAACTCTTGCCGGTTTTTCGATCGCAGAGACGGCACTCTGACCCCGCAAGTTTCACCAAGGTCACTTCATGGATCGGATCAAATATCAATTATTCAAAGGATGATCGAGAGAAGGCTGTTCAAGCCAAAAACACGTATGAGGGCGCTGTAAATAGTGACATGGCGTCCTCATATACTGTGACACCTCCAAGAATCGTCCTTGATGATAAATTTAAGAAGGGGCCTCATGTCGTGGAAATTTCTAAACCTCCAGCGATAGATCCAGAACACGTGATTGCAGGATTTCAACGAACATTCCCAACAGTGAAAGCGGTGAATTGTAAAGTTTTGGAGACTAATGGTTCCGCCAGAATGAATGAGTGGATCAAAGCGAACTCGTACATGGCAAGTCACCCCAAAAATGTGGAATCtcccaaacattttttgaagGACACGTTAGACTGCGTGACATTCAAAGAGAATCGAGGTTACGTGACGTCAAGTGTGACGGAGGAGGAAAAAAACTTTCCCATCGCGTTTAGTTTACTATTATACAAAGACATATCGCAAGCAGAACGCTTGCTCCGCGCCATCTATCGGCCGCAGAATTACTATTGCATTCATTTGGATTCAAAATCGGACAAGGCGCATTTGGACGCTATCTCTGCCATCGCCAGTTGTTTTGATAATGTATTCATGACGCAGCGGATGATACCCGTCCAATGGGGGTGGTTCAGTGTGGTGGAACCAGAGCTGATTTGTATGGAAGAACTGATGAAATATAAGAAATGGAAATACTTCATTAATTTGACTGGACAGGAGTTCCCGTTAAAGACGAACTGGGAGTTAGTCAAGATACTTAAAACTTACAACGGTGCTAATGGTATAGGGGGAACAGTAAAAGG GCGACAGGCCAAAAGAACCCTAGTCGTCCATCATGGCATACGGTCAACGACGACGAAGAAGGAACCATTCGAGATGAATGTAACGTTGACCAAGGGTCCTGTTCACATTGCTGCCTCGAGGGGATTCGTCGAGTTCGTCTTACATGACGATAGGGCGGTCAAGTTCCGCGCGTGGATACAAGACACCGGAGTCCCAGACGAGACGTTCTTTTCATCTCTGAACCACAATCCCAAGTGGGATGTGCCAGGATCGTATAAAG GTGAACCCGAGATGGACCCCGTCACGTACCCATACCTCACTCGCTTCAAGAACTGGAAGAAGGGAATGTTTCACTGGCCATGCGCCGGAAAGAGAGTGCGTGCAATATGCATATTTGGCGTCGGGGATTTAAATCTTCTGACGTCACGGCCGGAACTATTTGCCAATAAATTTGACTACAATTTTGAGCCTTTAGGGTACGATTGTTTGGAGGAGTGGCATTTCAGGAAGATTATCTTGGAATACACGGCTAAAAAGCCTTTCGATGCTAGTTTTTATGCTAACTTGTCATTCATAAAAAATaaagtttga